The proteins below come from a single Hyperolius riggenbachi isolate aHypRig1 chromosome 8, aHypRig1.pri, whole genome shotgun sequence genomic window:
- the ZBTB34 gene encoding zinc finger and BTB domain-containing protein 34, with amino-acid sequence MDSNSFIQFEVAEYSNTVLSQLNELRMQGKLCDIIVHIQGQPFRAHKAVLAASSPYFRDHSALSTMSGLSISVIKNPNVFEQLLSFCYTGRMSVQVKDVVSFLTAASFLQMQCVIDKCTHILERIHSKISVVGAGGEDSQSNHNGVKDDSYFANPEDISPPYSGQARPLIVSNDGKGLRSRSQEEGQSDRGSSGSISEHEIQIEGDQDHAEAVQENQITEVKVKAEKSDRPSCSDSSSLGDDGYHTELVDGEQVTMLNVGSYGSVLQHAYTYPQAAPQTTTSSEPFRTISNASPSRSMLSCYRGGRARQKRESHLAAEVHDSIQSQESSEHLVSPPSYENSPRERSSRGYWHPYSERLICIYCGKTFNQKGSLDRHMRLHMGITPFVCKYCGKKYTRKDQLEYHIRGHTDDKPFRCEVCGKCFPFQGTLNQHLRKNHPGVAEVRNRVESPEQMEGYIDQNDTSTTDVAMDSSIEIHRVTTTPDDLRHVEALN; translated from the coding sequence ATGGACAGCAACAGCTTCATCCAGTTTGAGGTGGCGGAGTACAGCAACACAGTCCTGAGCCAACTGAATGAACTGCGCATGCAAGGAAAGCTGTGTGACATCATCGTTCACATCCAGGGCCAGCCCTTCCGCGCGCACAAAGCCGTCCTTGCTGCCAGCTCACCCTACTTCCGGGACCATTCGGCACTGAGCACCATGAGTGGCTTATCTATATCGGTTATCAAGAACCCCAACGTATTCGAGCAGTTGCTGTCATTCTGCTACACTGGAAGAATGTCCGTACAGGTGAAAGATGTGGTGAGCTTCCTCACCGCGGCCAGCTTCCTGCAGATGCAGTGCGTTATCGACAAGTGCACTCACATCCTGGAGCGCATACACTCCAAGATCAGTGTGGTGGGTGCGGGCGGCGAGGACAGCCAGAGTAACCACAATGGAGTGAAGGACGACAGCTACTTTGCCAATCCTGAGGATATCTCTCCGCCATACAGTGGGCAGGCACGACCTTTGATTGTAAGCAATGACGGCAAAGGATTAAGAAGCCGTTCCCAAGAGGAGGGTCAGTCTGACCGAGGCAGTAGCGGTAGCATTTCAGAACATGAAATTCAAATAGAGGGTGATCAGGATCACGCTGAGGCGGTGCAGGAAAACCAAATTACCGAAGTTAAAGTCAAAGCTGAAAAATCTGACCGGCCTAGCTGCTCCGATAGCTCTTCTCTAGGTGACGACGGCTACCACACAGAACTAGTTGATGGCGAGCAAGTGACGATGCTGAATGTAGGTTCCTACGGGTCCGTGCTGCAACATGCTTATACCTATCCTCAAGCTGCTCCCCAAACAACCACCTCGTCTGAGCCCTTCAGGACCATCAGCAATGCAAGCCCTTCCAGGTCAATGCTAAGCTGCTACCGGGGTGGTCGTGCGCGCCAGAAGCGTGAATCCCATCTCGCCGCCGAGGTTCATGACTCCATCCAGAGTCAGGAAAGCTCCGAACATCTGGTGAGCCCGCCAAGTTATGAAAACAGCCCCCGTGAAAGGTCTTCCCGAGGATATTGGCACCCCTACAGCGAAAGACTCATCTGCATCTACTGCGGGAAGACCTTCAACCAGAAAGGCAGCCTCGACCGCCACATGCGCCTCCATATGGGAATCACGCCATTCGTGTGCAAGTACTGCGGGAAGAAGTATACACGCAAAGACCAGCTGGAATACCATATACGAGGGCACACTGACGACAAGCCTTTTCGTTGCGAGGTGTGTGGCAAATGCTTCCCGTTCCAAGGTACACTCAACCAACACTTACGGAAAAACCACCCAGGAGTAGCAGAGGTGAGAAATCGCGTGGAATCTCCGGAGCAAATGGAAGGATACATAGACCAAAACGACACTTCAACTACCGATGTGGCCATGGACTCCAGTATTGAGATTCACAGAGTCACCACCACCCCCGATGACCTAAGACACGTGGAGGCCCTGAATTAA